In Desulfovibrio desulfuricans DSM 642, the sequence CATCGCCAGCGGCGTCAGAGGTCTTGGAGGCCACTTCCTTGACGAGCTGGGCGCCCATGTTTTCGAACTTGTCGGTCAGTTCGATTTCCTTGGCCACGGTCACGCCGTCCTTGGTGATGACGGGAGCGCCGAAGGACTTTTCAATGGCAACATTGCGGCCCTTGGGGCCGAGGGTCACTTTAACGGCATTGGCGAGCTTGTCGACGCCACGGGCAAGTTTTTCACGGGCTTTAACGTCAAAAAGAATTTCTTTAGCGGACATTGGAAATTTTCCTCCTGAAATATAATTCGGCAGCAGTGGGAGTTAGTCGATAATGGCGAGAATGTCTTCTTCGCGCATCACAAGGTGATCAACGCCGTCCAGCTTGACTTCGGTGCCAGCATACTTGTTGAACAGCACCATGTCGCCCGCTTTCACAGCCAGAGCGACGCGTTCGCCATTTTCCCCAGCCTTGCCGGGACCGGCAGCAACAACCTGACCCTTGGAAGGCTTTTCCTTGGCCGTATCAGGGATAAACAGGCCACCGGCGGTCTTTTCTTCGGATTCAAGGCGTTTGACCAGCACACGGTCGTTAAGGGGCTTCAGCTTCATGACGTCAAATCCTCCCGGAAATGATATTATTATTGTCCATCTAGGACGCAGCAGCGGCCGCATCGCAGTGGCCGCGCTGGAAATATTGCGCGTTATGAACCGAAGCCAGTTACACTTCGCTTCAGTTCCGCACCGGCATAGAAATAAGACGCGCTCGGAGCTTGAAAAGGGGTTTGGACTGATTTTTTTACTTTTTTTGCAAAAAAAATAAAAAATCAAACAAATCAAGCATGTTGAAATTGACCCCGCTCCGGATGCCTTTTTCTCTGCGGCGTAACCGCGCTCAATACTTTGGGCAAGGAGCACTACCGGAGGCAGGGCGTGCCGTCAAGCTCGACTTGCCCGGAAGCCGGGTCCTTTGCTTGCCTTGGCCCGTGCCGAATCAGCACAGGCAGGGGCATGCGCCCAGTTTTGACCGCGCCTCGCGGCGAAGTTCCTTCACATAGGCCCTGTTGTTTTGCAGATAAAAGGCCAGTGCGCGGGCAAAATCTTTTTTCAGCAGGCCCTCAAGAATGAGGGTGCTGATTTCCCGTTCAAGCGAGAGCAGGGCTTGCATGCCAATGACAATGCGCCGTTCCTCCTGCGGCAGGGCGCACAGCTTGCGCCAGAATACCTCCCGGGCGCGGGGCTGATAATACCACATGTACATCATGTCCAGGAGGTGCGTTACAGTTTGCCGGGCTGCTGCCCGGTCTTTTCCGTACAGTATGCGCCAGTATTCCGCAGGGTCTTGCAGCATTGTCTCAAGGTCTTTGCTGGGGAACAGCAGTTCCTGTCGCGTCAGGCTTTTGTATATCTGCGTAAACTTGCTGTCGTAATCGCATTGCCGCATGCGCAGATACATGTTGCGGTCGGCAAAACCTTCGATGATGGATGCCACCATGTCGGACGAGCACTTGGAAACAATGGCCGCGCAGTTCTGCATCAGGCTTATGGGATCAGGCAGGTGCATTGCGGTAAAGCAGAGCAGCAACCCTTGACCCATGAGCATGGACAGCGGAATGGAAAGGGCGCTGCGAAAGAGATTGCCGACTATGGCTTCCTTGGGCAGGCCCCGGTAAATGTTGTGCCCTGAAATATAGGCG encodes:
- the groES gene encoding co-chaperone GroES encodes the protein MKLKPLNDRVLVKRLESEEKTAGGLFIPDTAKEKPSKGQVVAAGPGKAGENGERVALAVKAGDMVLFNKYAGTEVKLDGVDHLVMREEDILAIID